The Microbulbifer sp. YPW1 genome contains the following window.
CACCTTTGCAGATTGACCAAATTTTAACCAGGCGCATTATGTCTTCTGAACTGTCCGAAAAACCGGTGAAAAAGCTCTTTATCAAGACCCACGGGTGCCAGATGAACGAGTACGATTCCGCCCGTATGCGGGATCTGCTGGGCGAATCCCATCAGATGGTCCCCACTGACGACCCGGAAGAAGCGGATGTACTGCTGGTGAACACCTGTTCTATCCGTGAGAAGGCGCAGGAAAAATTATTCCACCAGCTGGGTCGCTGGAAGCACCTGAAGGAAAAGAATCCCGAGCTGGTCATCGGCGTTGGCGGCTGCGTGGCGAGCCAGGAAGGCGAAGCGATCGCCAAGCGCGCGCCCTACGTTGACCTGGTATTCGGCCCGCAGACCCTGCACCGCCTGCCGGAAATGATGGAAACCAGGAAACAGCAGAGCGGCGCCATCGTGGTAGACGTGTCCTTCCCGGAGATCGAGAAGTTCGACCGCCTGCCGCAACCGGAAGCGGACGGCGTGAGCGCGTTCGTATCCATCATGGAAGGCTGCTCCAAATACTGCACCTTCTGCGTGGTGCCCTACACCCGCGGCGAGGAGGTCAGCCGCCCGGTAGCGGACGTGCTGGAAGAAGTGGCACACCTGGCTGGCCAGGGCGTGCGCGAGGTGAACCTGCTGGGCCAGAACGTGAACGCCTACCGCGCTCCGGGCGAAGACGGCCAGATCGTGGACTTCGCCGAGCTGATCACCTATGTAGCGGCCATCGACGGTATCGACCGAATCCGCTACACCACGTCGCACCCGGTAGAGTTTTCCGATGCACTGATCGATGTTTACGCCGAAGTGCCGGAACTCGTGAACCATCTTCACCTGCCGGTGCAGAGCGGCTCCGACCGCATCCTGATGGCGATGAAACGCGGCCATACCGCGCTGGAATACAAGTCCAAGATCCGCCGCCTGAAGGCGATCCGCCCGGATATCTGCCTGTCTTCTGACTTTATCATCGGCTTCCCGGGGGAAACCGAGCAGGATTTCGAGGCGACCATGAAGCTGATTCAGGATGTGGGCTTTGATATCTCTTTCAGCTTCATCTATTCCGCGCGCCCGGGTACCCCGGCGGCTGACCTGCCGGACGATACCCCGGAAGAGGTGAAGAAGAAGCGTCTGCAGCTGCTTCAGCACCGCATCAACCAGCAGGCGGCGGAGATCGCGCGCCGCATGGTGGG
Protein-coding sequences here:
- the miaB gene encoding tRNA (N6-isopentenyl adenosine(37)-C2)-methylthiotransferase MiaB; the encoded protein is MSSELSEKPVKKLFIKTHGCQMNEYDSARMRDLLGESHQMVPTDDPEEADVLLVNTCSIREKAQEKLFHQLGRWKHLKEKNPELVIGVGGCVASQEGEAIAKRAPYVDLVFGPQTLHRLPEMMETRKQQSGAIVVDVSFPEIEKFDRLPQPEADGVSAFVSIMEGCSKYCTFCVVPYTRGEEVSRPVADVLEEVAHLAGQGVREVNLLGQNVNAYRAPGEDGQIVDFAELITYVAAIDGIDRIRYTTSHPVEFSDALIDVYAEVPELVNHLHLPVQSGSDRILMAMKRGHTALEYKSKIRRLKAIRPDICLSSDFIIGFPGETEQDFEATMKLIQDVGFDISFSFIYSARPGTPAADLPDDTPEEVKKKRLQLLQHRINQQAAEIARRMVGNVERVLVSGVSKKDPGQLQGRTENNRVVNFRCDQMELIGKFADVLIEEALPNSLRGTLVASELDGPLS